The Microcystis panniformis FACHB-1757 region AGTCCCAAACAAGTGGCACGGGCCAAAGAACTAACACCCCCAGATTTAAATGCTCGCTTTTTGGTCGATGATGCCATGGCCCTTTCTTTTCCCGACGAGAGTTTTGATGTGGTCTGGTCAATCGAAGCCGGTCCCCATATGCCGGACAAAGCCGTTTTTGCTGGGGAATTACTGCGAGTTCTCAAACCAGGGGGAGTCCTGGTGGTAGCGGACTGGAATCAGCGAGATGACCGTCAAAAACCGCTTAATTTCTGGGAACGTCCCGTCATGCGCCAACTTTTGGATCAGTGGTCTCACCCCGCTTTTGCCAGTATCGAAGGTTTTGCCGAACAGTTGGCGGCCACGGGATTGGTAGATGGGGAAGTGGTGACTGCTGACTGGACAACAGCCACTCTACCCTCTTGGATTGATACCATTTGGCAGGGGGTGATTCGTCCCCAAGGCTGGTGGCAATTTGGTCTAACTGGGTTGCTTAAATCCGTCCGAGAAGTGCCGACAATTCTGCTGATGCGTTTGGCCTTTGGCACGGGTTTATGTCGTTTTGGGATGTTCCGCGCTGTTCGCGCTCAATCCCATCTGCAAGCAAGTCAGCAAGAGTCTCTTACCTCAGTTATGTAGGGTTTGCTGAATAAATCTAAAAATCTTGTTGGGTAAGACTTTTGGACTTTTTTTTCCTCAAAAAGTCCCAACCATTGGAGT contains the following coding sequences:
- a CDS encoding methyltransferase domain-containing protein — encoded protein: MNILLVTSSLGLLLAIAIVVYFVSSRKYQSSDSVANSYDQWTEDGILEYYWGEHIHLGHYGSPPEKKDFLAAKADFVAEMVSWGGLDKLPAGATLLDVGCGIGGSSRILARDYGFAVTGVTISPKQVARAKELTPPDLNARFLVDDAMALSFPDESFDVVWSIEAGPHMPDKAVFAGELLRVLKPGGVLVVADWNQRDDRQKPLNFWERPVMRQLLDQWSHPAFASIEGFAEQLAATGLVDGEVVTADWTTATLPSWIDTIWQGVIRPQGWWQFGLTGLLKSVREVPTILLMRLAFGTGLCRFGMFRAVRAQSHLQASQQESLTSVM